In the Klebsiella aerogenes KCTC 2190 genome, one interval contains:
- the tssJ gene encoding type VI secretion system lipoprotein TssJ, with protein sequence MNNNSLLRQVMLAFYLFLFTLVSGCGSSSHSDPARYNLQFQAHPQINRSAPLKVRVLVLKSDAEFMSADFYSLQNNAQKVLAGNLLNSDEFFLMPGQLAKKLSGQSSPEARYIGVMAEYQSLDGKKWRISLPLPTPGETPFWQFWKLSADQLQANLYLDVNGIRVVQQ encoded by the coding sequence ATGAATAATAACTCTCTTTTACGCCAGGTCATGCTGGCGTTTTATTTGTTTCTTTTTACGTTGGTTAGTGGATGTGGTTCGTCTTCACACAGCGACCCTGCCCGATACAATCTTCAGTTCCAGGCCCACCCGCAAATTAACCGTTCTGCGCCATTAAAGGTCAGAGTGTTAGTGCTGAAATCCGATGCGGAATTCATGTCCGCCGATTTCTACTCCTTACAAAATAACGCGCAAAAAGTTCTCGCCGGCAACTTGCTGAACAGCGATGAATTTTTCCTGATGCCGGGGCAACTGGCAAAAAAACTCAGCGGGCAAAGCTCGCCGGAGGCGCGTTATATCGGAGTGATGGCGGAATACCAATCTCTGGATGGTAAAAAGTGGCGCATTTCTCTTCCTCTGCCAACGCCTGGCGAAACCCCTTTCTGGCAGTTCTGGAAACTGTCGGCAGATCAACTGCAAGCCAATTTATATCTTGACGTTAACGGGATCCGCGTCGTGCAGCAATAG